Proteins co-encoded in one Brassica rapa cultivar Chiifu-401-42 chromosome A02, CAAS_Brap_v3.01, whole genome shotgun sequence genomic window:
- the LOC103851750 gene encoding histone deacetylase HDT2-like: MEFWGAEVKAGKPLKVKPDEDCVIHLSQVCIDNGKKGETALLYVTVDGKRLVIGKLSQGSIPQISLDLIFDQEFELSHSLETGSVHFTGYKSPNMDDQECYSSFDSSSEEEVEVPATDTANGNAGAAASSVVKADSEPKAKPAEEVKHESDDDDDEGSESGCICFSSGWMIEMMRKMILGTKKK; encoded by the exons ATGGAATTCTGGG GAGCTGAAGTGAAGGCAGGGAAGCCACTTAAAGTGAAACCTGATGAAGACTGTGTCATCCACCTTTCACAG GTATGTATTGATAACGGGAAAAAGGGTGAAACTGCGCTCTTGTACGTGACGGTTGATGGGAAGAGGCTTGTGATTGGAAAACTTTCTCAGGGAAGTATTCCTCAGATCAGCCTTGATCTGATATTTGACCAGGAGTTTGAGCTCTCACACTCGTTGGAGACAGGAAGTGTCCACTTCACTGGCTACAAATCGCCCAACATGGATGATCAGGAGTGTTACTCTTCTTTTGACTCTTCTTCCGAGGAGGAAGTGGAGGTCCCTGCAACTGACACTGCCAATGGGAATGCTGGAGCTGCTGCTTCGAGTGTTGTCAAGGCTGACTCGGAACCAAAGGCCAAGCCTGCTGAAGAAGTGAAGCATGAAtcagacgatgatgatgatgaaggttCTGAGAGTGGTTGCATTTGTTTTTCTAGTGGATGGATGATTGAGATGATGAGGAAGATGATTCTGGGGACAAAGAAGAAGTGA